The following proteins come from a genomic window of Pyxidicoccus sp. MSG2:
- a CDS encoding tetratricopeptide repeat protein: MKVSCPSCQTNYNIDDKRIPPGGAKLKCARCQTTFPIKPEAVSASSAPQAPAIPLPGAAPQAAAIPLPGAAAPDSDAFAFDDGAAAIPLPGTAAPSAFNAGAIPLPGAAAPQSAAIPLPGTAAPRSAAIPLPGAAAPQSAAIPLPGSASSAAIPLPGSASSAAIPLPGAAQSFSQAIPLPGAVASPEAIPLPGAAPEADAFAFDDGGYAETSAAIPLPGVAAPRSEAIPLPGAASPMDSFSEYDDNPQPEPENRDVTRVVRIPLPSDAYREPPPAAPAYGTTDEVRGTARDFDFSEEPAPAAPTYGTTDEVRGTARDFDFSDDALPVPAEPQAAADPFAFDIEPPNGEAQAYALPPTPQRAQAPDFDAPAEADPFALPPPPDAYAQPPAGEDPFALPPPPAGMASEEDPFALPPSPDAYAQPPMPGEDPFALPPPPAASAPSFDFGELPSPAGGDPFALPPPPVGMDYSDLPSPAAPPAQAMDFSDLPAPAAQPQGMSFDFAESPAVPAPSADPFALDFAPAPAAAPAPDFNLDFADAPPPAANVNPTVDFGDVDFGSPPPQASAPAGIPDALEFDPTARPGDDLEADLSEPLPPPPNAGPADGLEMLSFIDDAGRDAGAQTGAKVRRFHVRRRSGKVFGPFDEGVIVKMLEDGQLLGNEDVSTDSETWSPIGTVATFAAAIQRLMEGPAKVVTPSAAPTVAAAEAPRADAAPQAASMKRLEQLYEGRMAGVAVVDRSGATEKWKKRVPLLVAAGVGVVVLGIGAGMEFGSRYGAYGRRALFPARVSAGSPQAKLVDDARQALLQDTFASYKQAYTLSTQVLAQGEYPAVRSLWCQSVHYLQRRYAAADANDMARCQEAMPDIELLGEKDVDVIKASAAMALTSRQTDAVLPALTDAYSREANQGDLELAFLLAEAHGQKRDQAQALETLKKVLARDAKSAKAHHALGNLHQAAGRADEAAAAYAAALDADPKHVASAVELAAVELLVRKDGEKGAQAVDRALAEDVKSALGPAELARARGLKGVALFQQHKPKEAEAELMAAMEKDKGSAFLKAQLALVLRSQRNYEGAQPLYAELATKEAENLEYTDGHITTLVMTGKMQAALDAVQKANKRFPSEARIAYLYGRIEDALDKAVEAEGHYKRAIAADDKLVEASLYLGRFYLRQRRNAEARTQLELAASKAPDHAGVRAGLGELALAENNALLGQQEFERAVQLDPNLADAHLGLSRVALLNSDLEKAKTEANIALELDPHLLKDGRLQRGIVLWRLGQLEEAVAELEKAKAEDPRSTTTPITLGAVLLEKGDLAGAESNLGLALSNEPSNHEALYYLGLVKAKRLEFTGAVDNMRKAVERAPQRPDYHYAYGVILRDAKNLPDAMKEWQKAVELDAQNADAHEALGHAYLEGGQFDEAIASFEASLKADPRRTRVLGSIGDAYFSAARWNDAVKRYETALKQDPKLTYVYYKVARAFTEQAQFAKAIDWYRKATSVEPENPMSYYYLGFAYKERNKRREAVQAFKDYLSKKPDATDKKDIEDEIYDLQN, from the coding sequence ATGAAAGTCTCCTGCCCGTCTTGCCAGACGAACTACAACATCGATGACAAGCGGATCCCGCCCGGAGGCGCGAAGCTCAAGTGCGCCCGGTGCCAGACGACCTTCCCCATCAAGCCCGAGGCCGTGAGCGCGTCGTCCGCGCCGCAGGCCCCCGCCATTCCGCTGCCCGGCGCCGCGCCGCAGGCCGCCGCCATTCCCCTGCCGGGCGCCGCCGCGCCGGACTCTGACGCGTTCGCCTTCGATGACGGCGCCGCCGCCATTCCCCTGCCGGGCACGGCCGCGCCCTCCGCCTTCAACGCGGGCGCCATTCCCCTGCCGGGTGCCGCCGCGCCGCAGTCGGCCGCCATCCCGCTGCCGGGCACGGCCGCGCCAAGGTCCGCCGCCATTCCCCTGCCGGGTGCCGCCGCGCCGCAGTCGGCCGCCATCCCGCTGCCAGGGAGCGCGTCGAGCGCCGCCATCCCGCTGCCGGGGAGTGCGTCGAGCGCCGCCATTCCGCTGCCGGGCGCCGCTCAGTCGTTCTCGCAGGCCATTCCGCTGCCGGGTGCCGTGGCCTCCCCGGAGGCCATTCCGCTGCCGGGCGCCGCGCCGGAGGCGGACGCGTTCGCCTTCGACGACGGCGGGTACGCCGAGACGTCCGCCGCCATCCCCCTGCCTGGCGTGGCCGCGCCCCGGTCCGAGGCCATTCCCCTGCCGGGTGCGGCCTCGCCGATGGACTCCTTCAGCGAGTACGACGACAACCCGCAGCCCGAGCCCGAAAACCGGGACGTGACGCGCGTCGTCCGCATCCCGCTGCCGAGCGACGCGTACCGCGAGCCGCCTCCCGCCGCGCCGGCCTACGGCACCACGGACGAGGTGCGCGGCACCGCGCGCGACTTCGACTTCTCCGAGGAGCCGGCGCCCGCCGCGCCGACGTACGGCACCACGGACGAGGTGCGCGGCACCGCGCGCGACTTCGACTTCTCCGACGACGCGCTGCCCGTCCCCGCCGAGCCCCAGGCCGCGGCGGACCCGTTCGCCTTCGACATCGAGCCGCCGAATGGCGAGGCCCAGGCCTACGCCCTCCCGCCCACGCCCCAGCGTGCGCAGGCGCCCGACTTCGACGCCCCGGCCGAGGCGGACCCGTTCGCCCTGCCCCCGCCGCCGGACGCGTACGCGCAGCCGCCCGCCGGAGAAGACCCGTTCGCCCTGCCCCCGCCGCCCGCGGGCATGGCGTCCGAGGAGGACCCGTTCGCCCTCCCGCCCTCGCCGGACGCGTACGCGCAGCCGCCGATGCCCGGGGAGGACCCGTTCGCCCTGCCCCCGCCGCCCGCTGCGAGCGCGCCGTCGTTCGACTTCGGCGAGCTGCCGTCTCCCGCGGGCGGTGACCCGTTCGCCCTGCCCCCGCCCCCCGTGGGCATGGACTACTCGGACCTGCCCTCCCCCGCGGCCCCGCCCGCGCAGGCCATGGACTTCTCGGACCTGCCCGCGCCGGCCGCGCAGCCGCAGGGCATGTCCTTCGACTTCGCCGAGTCCCCGGCCGTCCCCGCCCCCTCGGCGGACCCGTTCGCCCTGGACTTCGCGCCCGCGCCAGCCGCCGCGCCCGCGCCGGACTTCAACCTCGACTTCGCGGATGCCCCGCCGCCCGCCGCCAACGTCAACCCGACGGTGGACTTCGGTGACGTGGACTTCGGCTCGCCCCCGCCCCAGGCCAGCGCGCCCGCGGGCATCCCCGACGCGCTCGAGTTCGACCCCACCGCGAGGCCCGGCGACGACCTGGAGGCGGACCTCTCCGAGCCCCTGCCGCCCCCGCCCAACGCCGGCCCCGCGGACGGCCTGGAGATGCTGTCGTTCATCGACGACGCCGGCAGGGACGCGGGCGCCCAGACCGGCGCCAAGGTGCGCCGCTTCCACGTGCGCCGCCGCTCGGGCAAGGTGTTCGGCCCGTTCGACGAGGGCGTCATCGTCAAGATGCTCGAGGACGGGCAGCTGCTCGGCAACGAGGACGTCTCCACGGACTCGGAGACCTGGTCGCCCATCGGCACCGTGGCCACCTTCGCCGCCGCCATCCAGCGGCTGATGGAGGGCCCGGCCAAGGTGGTGACGCCCAGCGCGGCCCCCACCGTGGCCGCCGCCGAGGCCCCCCGGGCCGACGCCGCCCCGCAGGCCGCCAGCATGAAGCGGCTGGAGCAGCTCTATGAGGGCCGCATGGCCGGCGTGGCCGTGGTGGACCGTTCCGGTGCCACGGAGAAGTGGAAGAAGCGCGTCCCCCTGTTGGTGGCCGCCGGTGTCGGCGTGGTGGTGCTGGGCATCGGCGCGGGCATGGAGTTCGGCTCGCGCTACGGCGCCTACGGCCGCCGCGCCCTCTTCCCTGCCCGCGTCTCCGCCGGCTCGCCCCAGGCGAAGCTGGTGGACGACGCGCGCCAGGCCCTGCTCCAGGACACCTTCGCCAGCTACAAGCAGGCGTACACCCTCAGCACCCAGGTGCTCGCGCAGGGCGAGTACCCCGCGGTGCGCTCGCTGTGGTGCCAGTCCGTCCACTACCTGCAGCGCCGCTACGCCGCCGCCGACGCGAACGACATGGCCCGCTGCCAGGAGGCGATGCCGGACATCGAGCTGCTCGGTGAGAAGGACGTGGACGTCATCAAGGCCTCCGCGGCCATGGCCCTCACCTCGCGCCAGACCGACGCGGTGCTCCCCGCGCTGACGGACGCGTACAGCCGCGAGGCCAACCAGGGCGACCTGGAGCTGGCCTTCCTGCTGGCCGAGGCCCACGGGCAGAAGCGCGACCAGGCCCAGGCCTTGGAGACGCTGAAGAAGGTGCTCGCCCGTGACGCGAAGTCCGCCAAGGCCCACCACGCCCTGGGCAACCTGCACCAGGCCGCGGGCCGTGCGGACGAGGCCGCCGCCGCGTACGCCGCGGCCCTGGATGCCGACCCGAAGCACGTCGCCTCCGCGGTGGAGCTGGCCGCGGTGGAGCTGCTCGTGCGCAAGGACGGGGAGAAGGGCGCCCAGGCCGTGGACCGCGCCCTCGCCGAGGACGTCAAGTCCGCGCTGGGTCCGGCGGAGCTCGCCCGCGCCCGCGGCCTCAAGGGCGTGGCCCTCTTCCAGCAGCACAAGCCGAAGGAGGCCGAGGCCGAGCTGATGGCCGCCATGGAGAAGGACAAGGGCTCCGCCTTCCTCAAGGCCCAGCTCGCGCTCGTGCTGCGCTCGCAGCGCAACTACGAGGGCGCGCAGCCCCTGTACGCGGAGCTCGCCACCAAGGAGGCCGAGAACCTCGAGTACACGGACGGCCACATCACCACGCTGGTGATGACGGGGAAGATGCAGGCCGCGCTGGACGCGGTGCAGAAGGCCAACAAGCGCTTCCCCAGCGAGGCGCGCATCGCGTACCTCTACGGCCGCATCGAGGACGCGCTCGACAAGGCCGTCGAGGCGGAGGGCCATTACAAGCGCGCCATCGCCGCGGACGACAAGCTGGTGGAGGCCAGCCTGTACCTGGGCCGCTTCTACCTGCGCCAGCGCCGCAACGCCGAGGCGCGCACCCAGCTGGAGCTGGCGGCCTCCAAGGCCCCGGACCACGCCGGCGTGCGCGCGGGCCTCGGCGAGCTGGCCCTGGCGGAGAACAACGCGCTGCTGGGCCAGCAGGAGTTCGAGCGGGCCGTGCAGCTGGACCCCAACCTCGCCGACGCCCACCTGGGCCTGTCTCGCGTGGCGCTGCTCAACAGCGACCTGGAGAAGGCGAAGACCGAGGCCAACATCGCCCTGGAGCTGGACCCGCACCTGCTGAAGGACGGCCGGCTGCAGCGCGGCATCGTCCTCTGGCGGCTGGGCCAGCTCGAGGAGGCGGTGGCGGAGCTGGAGAAGGCCAAGGCCGAGGACCCCCGCTCCACCACCACGCCGATTACCCTGGGCGCGGTGCTGCTGGAGAAGGGCGACCTGGCCGGCGCGGAGAGCAACCTGGGCCTGGCGCTCAGCAACGAGCCCTCCAACCACGAGGCGCTCTACTACCTGGGGCTCGTCAAGGCGAAGCGGCTGGAGTTCACCGGCGCCGTGGACAACATGCGCAAGGCGGTGGAGCGCGCGCCGCAGCGCCCGGACTACCACTACGCCTACGGCGTCATCCTGCGCGACGCGAAGAACCTGCCGGACGCCATGAAGGAGTGGCAGAAGGCGGTGGAACTGGACGCGCAGAACGCGGACGCTCACGAGGCGCTCGGCCATGCGTACCTGGAGGGCGGCCAGTTCGACGAGGCCATCGCCTCGTTCGAGGCCAGCCTGAAGGCCGACCCGCGCCGCACCCGCGTGCTGGGCTCCATCGGTGACGCGTACTTCAGCGCCGCCCGGTGGAACGACGCCGTGAAGCGCTACGAGACGGCCCTCAAGCAGGACCCGAAGCTGACCTACGTCTATTACAAGGTCGCTCGCGCCTTCACGGAGCAGGCCCAGTTCGCCAAGGCCATCGACTGGTACCGCAAGGCCACCAGCGTGGAGCCGGAGAACCCCATGTCCTACTACTACCTGGGCTTCGCCTATAAGGAGCGCAACAAGCGCCGCGAGGCCGTCCAGGCGTTCAAGGACTACCTCTCCAAGAAGCCGGACGCGACGGACAAGAAGGACATCGAGGACGAAATCTACGACCTGCAGAACTAG
- the serS gene encoding serine--tRNA ligase has product MLDLRNVAQNFDAVVARLQTRGGSLDLGPFQRLFSERRELYVSMESLSARRNAANEEMKRKAKEDPKALDALRGDMRAVSQEIKEKEARLKEVEEEINRILLLIPNVPHESVPVGGGAEDNVQVRAWGEKPNLLFAPKQHFELGEKLGMLDFERAAKVSGSRFAYYKGALARLERALASFMLDVHTQKGYLEMLPPYLVLRESMMGTGQLPKFEDDAFKTLGDPERFLIPTAEVPVTNYHADEILEGEQLPLRYCAFSPCFRAEAGSAGKDTRGLIRQHQFHKVELVKFSPPEKSLDELEALTDDACDILRRLGLHHRVMLLCTGDMGFGSRKTYDIEVWLPGQDTYREISSCSDFGDFQARRAKIRYRAQKGDKPQLVHTLNGSGLAVGRTTVAILENYQREDGSVAIPEALWPYMGGLKELKPL; this is encoded by the coding sequence ATGCTGGACCTCCGCAACGTCGCGCAGAACTTCGATGCCGTTGTCGCCCGCTTGCAGACGCGGGGCGGCAGCCTGGATTTGGGCCCCTTCCAGCGCCTCTTCTCCGAGCGGCGCGAGCTGTACGTCTCCATGGAGTCGCTGTCCGCCCGGCGCAACGCGGCCAACGAGGAGATGAAGCGCAAGGCGAAGGAGGACCCCAAGGCCCTGGACGCGCTGCGCGGGGACATGCGCGCCGTCTCGCAGGAAATCAAGGAGAAGGAGGCCCGCCTCAAGGAAGTGGAGGAGGAGATCAACCGCATCCTCCTGCTCATCCCCAACGTGCCGCACGAGTCCGTACCCGTGGGCGGCGGCGCCGAGGACAACGTCCAGGTGCGCGCCTGGGGCGAGAAGCCCAACCTCCTCTTCGCGCCGAAGCAGCACTTCGAGCTGGGCGAGAAGCTGGGCATGCTCGACTTCGAGCGCGCCGCCAAGGTCTCCGGCAGCCGCTTCGCCTACTACAAGGGCGCGCTGGCGCGGCTGGAGCGGGCGCTCGCCTCGTTCATGCTCGATGTGCACACCCAGAAGGGCTACCTGGAGATGCTTCCGCCCTACCTGGTGCTACGCGAGTCCATGATGGGCACCGGGCAGTTGCCCAAGTTCGAGGACGACGCCTTCAAGACGCTGGGAGACCCGGAGCGCTTCCTCATCCCCACCGCGGAGGTCCCCGTCACCAACTACCACGCGGACGAAATCCTGGAGGGCGAGCAGCTCCCCCTGCGCTATTGCGCCTTCAGCCCATGCTTCCGGGCCGAGGCCGGCTCGGCGGGCAAGGACACGCGCGGCCTCATCCGCCAGCACCAGTTCCACAAGGTGGAGCTCGTGAAGTTCTCCCCGCCGGAGAAGAGCCTGGACGAACTGGAGGCGCTGACGGACGACGCCTGCGACATCCTCCGCCGGCTCGGGCTGCACCACCGCGTGATGCTGCTGTGCACCGGTGACATGGGCTTCGGCTCCCGGAAGACGTACGACATCGAGGTCTGGCTGCCCGGCCAGGATACGTACCGCGAGATTTCCTCCTGCTCGGACTTCGGCGACTTCCAGGCCCGCCGGGCGAAGATCCGCTACCGGGCCCAGAAGGGGGACAAGCCCCAGCTCGTCCACACGCTCAACGGCAGTGGCCTGGCGGTGGGGCGGACGACCGTCGCCATCCTGGAGAACTACCAGCGCGAGGACGGAAGCGTGGCCATCCCGGAGGCGTTGTGGCCGTACATGGGGGGGCTGAAGGAGCTCAAGCCACTTTGA
- the tadA gene encoding tRNA adenosine(34) deaminase TadA, with product MSDDEAFMQQALALAREAAELGEVPVGAVAVHDGKVIGTGFNRREVDRNPLAHAEMLAMDAAARSLGVWRLSGVTLYVTLEPCAMCAGALVQSRVTRLVFGTSDPKAGAVGSLYNLVEEPRHNHRLQVTSGILADESRLLLKTFFERLRAKKREN from the coding sequence ATGAGTGACGACGAAGCTTTCATGCAGCAGGCGCTTGCGCTCGCGCGGGAAGCCGCGGAACTCGGAGAGGTCCCCGTCGGTGCGGTTGCGGTGCATGACGGAAAAGTCATTGGCACCGGCTTCAACCGCCGCGAAGTGGACCGGAACCCACTCGCTCATGCCGAGATGCTCGCAATGGATGCCGCGGCACGGAGCCTGGGCGTCTGGCGGCTCTCGGGCGTCACCCTGTATGTGACGCTGGAGCCGTGTGCCATGTGCGCCGGGGCGCTGGTCCAGTCCCGGGTGACGCGGTTGGTGTTCGGCACCTCGGATCCGAAGGCGGGCGCGGTCGGTTCGCTCTACAACCTGGTCGAGGAGCCTCGACACAACCATCGGCTCCAGGTGACAAGTGGCATCCTGGCGGACGAAAGCCGCCTGCTTTTGAAGACGTTCTTCGAGCGCTTGCGCGCGAAGAAACGTGAAAATTGA
- a CDS encoding glycosyltransferase family 39 protein: protein MSAPAPQFPAPAVPESTPAPVPDLPGPAPRNGWSWPVLLLPVVALLPAVIAVLQLGRIHPDEVYQALEPAWWRVHGYGVLAWEWKDGIRNWAVPGVLAGFLKLADLLGITRPQGYRAVVALPQAALHVWSLWAAYRFAARRAGPVGGWLAVLLVGLYGPVLVFAGRTLGESFSASFLVVAMEALDRRERPVRAGLVGGAALGLAVVTRYPSAIFVLASLVWLVAARRWRLLAFTCAGGLAVAAGLGALDWATWGSPFHSFIAYARFNVFSGDAAARFGSDPPSYYARPLLTAVPLWAWGAALLGVAALRQRRSLSLPLWCAAVYTGVLLATAHKEERFLYPGLVLAVLAAAAPVAAFITARARPAARWSLVALALATGLGTAAFFPSGDLRADQFRAIVAATEGGGARGLLIVNEGLWGAGGFFYLGQQIPWLTCDWPRDGAFQHAMRDRNFNRAVTFEDRALAELQAAGFRVARRIGRETLLVRE, encoded by the coding sequence GTGTCCGCGCCCGCTCCCCAGTTCCCGGCCCCCGCCGTTCCCGAGTCAACACCCGCGCCGGTCCCGGACCTGCCCGGCCCCGCGCCCCGAAACGGCTGGAGCTGGCCCGTCCTCCTGCTGCCGGTGGTGGCGCTGCTGCCCGCCGTCATCGCCGTGCTGCAACTGGGCCGCATCCACCCGGACGAGGTGTACCAGGCCCTGGAGCCCGCCTGGTGGCGCGTCCACGGCTACGGCGTGCTCGCGTGGGAGTGGAAGGACGGCATCCGCAACTGGGCCGTCCCCGGCGTGCTCGCCGGCTTCCTCAAGCTGGCGGACCTGCTCGGAATCACCCGTCCCCAGGGCTACCGGGCGGTGGTGGCCCTGCCGCAGGCGGCGCTGCACGTCTGGAGCCTCTGGGCCGCGTACCGCTTCGCCGCGCGCCGGGCCGGGCCCGTGGGCGGGTGGCTGGCCGTCCTCCTGGTGGGGCTCTACGGGCCGGTGCTCGTCTTCGCGGGGCGCACCCTGGGCGAGTCCTTCTCCGCCTCCTTCCTCGTGGTGGCCATGGAGGCGCTCGACAGGCGAGAGCGCCCGGTGCGCGCGGGCCTCGTCGGCGGCGCGGCCCTGGGGCTGGCGGTGGTGACGCGCTACCCGTCGGCCATCTTCGTCCTGGCCTCGCTGGTGTGGCTGGTGGCGGCGCGGCGCTGGCGGCTGCTGGCCTTCACCTGCGCCGGCGGGCTGGCGGTGGCGGCGGGGCTGGGCGCCCTGGATTGGGCCACCTGGGGCTCACCGTTCCACTCCTTCATCGCCTACGCGCGCTTCAACGTCTTCTCCGGGGACGCCGCGGCGCGCTTCGGCTCGGACCCTCCCAGCTACTACGCGCGGCCGCTCCTCACCGCCGTGCCCCTCTGGGCGTGGGGCGCCGCGCTCCTGGGCGTGGCCGCCCTGCGTCAGCGCCGCTCGCTGTCCCTGCCGCTGTGGTGCGCGGCCGTGTACACGGGCGTGCTGCTGGCCACCGCGCACAAGGAGGAGCGCTTCCTCTACCCCGGGTTGGTGCTGGCCGTGCTGGCCGCGGCGGCGCCGGTGGCCGCCTTCATCACCGCGCGGGCACGGCCTGCCGCCCGGTGGAGTCTCGTGGCGCTCGCCCTGGCGACGGGCCTGGGCACGGCCGCCTTCTTCCCCTCGGGCGACCTGCGGGCGGACCAGTTCCGCGCCATTGTCGCCGCCACGGAAGGGGGCGGCGCGCGCGGGCTGCTCATCGTCAACGAGGGGCTGTGGGGCGCCGGCGGCTTCTTCTACCTGGGCCAGCAGATTCCCTGGCTCACCTGCGACTGGCCCCGGGACGGCGCCTTCCAGCACGCCATGCGGGACAGGAACTTCAACCGCGCCGTCACCTTCGAGGACCGCGCCCTCGCGGAGCTCCAGGCCGCCGGCTTCCGCGTGGCGCGCAGAATCGGCCGCGAGACACTCCTCGTGCGCGAGTAG
- a CDS encoding phytoene desaturase family protein translates to MPDVIVVGAGHNGLVTAALLARRGLSVTVLEEKDVIGGACRTEYPFRTAPKLGVSTGAYLLGLMPPELLRELELDLPLKRRDPHYFLPTTGKRYLLFGSDERELKRQFLEFFSQADWEAHQALNAELAALREDIAPTWLQPPVSIEETAERFVRPALRQHFVRLCRGTAREYLERFGFKSDLVKAMYAVTDAFSGIEGGYDTPGTGMNLLVHNMCRLPGSGGTWMIVGGGMGTVTQSIANVARKYGAQIRTGAKVTSVRVDRGVVKGVVLANGEEVNASVVVSNGDPFRTLKLVEQAALPADYRAKVDAMAVPGTTLKVNLCLKDLPRFTCLPQDRGQFGPTIHLLPQEDDVLGALARSYKDTQEGRLSEFPSIEWYIHTTVDPSLRDAEGHHNSALFVEWVPYALKGTTWEQEESRYVKQLLSICDRFAPGTSDLVQETFVLTPPKIEKHFGITGGHIHHVDNKRGFTDRLPYETPVQGLYFCSAGCHPAGSVIGAAGHNAAGVVLQALGR, encoded by the coding sequence ATGCCGGACGTCATCGTGGTGGGCGCGGGCCACAACGGGCTCGTGACAGCAGCACTGCTGGCGCGCAGGGGGCTCTCGGTCACCGTCCTGGAGGAGAAGGACGTGATTGGCGGCGCGTGCCGCACGGAGTACCCCTTCCGCACCGCGCCGAAGCTGGGCGTGTCCACCGGCGCGTACCTGCTGGGCCTCATGCCGCCGGAACTGCTGCGCGAGCTGGAGCTGGACCTGCCCCTCAAGCGGCGGGACCCGCACTACTTCCTGCCCACCACCGGCAAGCGCTACCTCCTGTTCGGCTCGGACGAGCGCGAGCTGAAGCGCCAGTTCCTCGAGTTCTTCTCCCAGGCGGACTGGGAGGCCCACCAGGCCCTGAACGCCGAGCTGGCCGCGCTGCGCGAGGACATCGCCCCGACGTGGCTCCAGCCTCCGGTGTCCATTGAGGAGACCGCCGAGCGCTTCGTGCGCCCCGCCCTGCGCCAGCACTTCGTGCGGCTGTGCCGGGGCACGGCGCGCGAGTACCTGGAGCGCTTCGGCTTCAAGTCGGACCTCGTGAAGGCCATGTACGCGGTGACGGACGCGTTCTCCGGCATCGAGGGCGGCTACGACACGCCCGGCACGGGCATGAACCTGCTCGTCCACAACATGTGCCGGCTGCCCGGCAGCGGCGGCACGTGGATGATTGTCGGCGGCGGCATGGGCACCGTCACGCAGTCCATCGCCAACGTCGCGCGCAAGTACGGCGCGCAGATTCGCACCGGCGCGAAGGTCACCTCCGTGCGCGTGGACCGGGGCGTGGTGAAGGGCGTGGTGCTGGCCAACGGCGAAGAGGTGAACGCCTCCGTCGTCGTGTCCAACGGCGACCCCTTCCGCACGCTGAAGCTGGTGGAGCAGGCTGCGCTGCCCGCGGACTACCGGGCGAAGGTGGATGCCATGGCGGTGCCGGGCACCACGCTGAAGGTGAACCTGTGCCTCAAGGACCTGCCGCGCTTCACCTGTCTTCCCCAGGACCGCGGCCAGTTCGGCCCCACCATCCACCTGCTGCCGCAGGAGGACGACGTGCTCGGAGCGCTGGCACGCTCCTACAAGGACACGCAGGAGGGCCGGCTGTCGGAGTTCCCCTCCATCGAGTGGTACATCCACACCACGGTGGACCCGTCGCTGCGCGACGCCGAGGGGCACCACAACTCCGCCCTCTTCGTGGAGTGGGTGCCCTACGCGCTCAAGGGCACGACGTGGGAGCAGGAGGAGTCGCGCTACGTGAAGCAACTCCTGTCCATCTGCGACCGCTTCGCTCCCGGCACCAGTGATTTGGTGCAGGAGACCTTCGTGCTCACGCCGCCGAAAATCGAGAAGCACTTCGGGATTACGGGCGGCCACATCCACCATGTGGACAACAAGCGGGGCTTCACCGACCGGCTGCCCTACGAGACGCCGGTGCAGGGGCTCTACTTCTGCAGCGCCGGGTGCCACCCCGCGGGCAGCGTCATCGGGGCCGCCGGACACAATGCCGCCGGAGTGGTGCTACAGGCGCTCGGACGGTGA
- the dnaX gene encoding DNA polymerase III subunit gamma/tau — MSYLVLARKWRPQKFDDMTGQEHVVRTVANAIKMDRVAHAYLFCGPRGVGKTTAARLLAKALNCEKGPTANPCGECRACTEIAAGTSVDVAEIDGASNNGVENVREIRENAKYLPQRDRHKIYIIDEVHMLSGAAFNALLKTLEEPPGHVKFIFATTEAHKLPDTILSRCQRHNFRRISAARMLQRLQEICKAEGAGISDRSLSLVVRQSEGGMRDALSLLDQILASCGANPTDEDVAEALGAIDRTMVQDFAEALVRKDAKRILERVEEVFNRGLDLKRLAEELALQLRHLFVTKTLNQAPDELAESEQKALLALAKEAETAQLTRLFDVVHGCVWDVSRAAQPRLALEMALLKAIQLSPGGSIPELLARVDRLAAGLPQGDGTSKSTAGAPGGRSNPTNFRA; from the coding sequence ATGAGCTACCTCGTCCTCGCGCGTAAATGGCGGCCGCAGAAATTCGATGACATGACCGGACAGGAGCACGTCGTCCGGACCGTCGCGAACGCCATCAAGATGGACCGGGTCGCTCACGCGTACCTGTTCTGCGGTCCTCGTGGGGTGGGCAAGACGACGGCCGCCCGCCTGCTCGCCAAGGCCCTCAACTGCGAGAAGGGCCCCACGGCGAACCCGTGTGGCGAGTGCCGTGCGTGCACGGAGATTGCCGCCGGCACCAGCGTGGACGTGGCGGAAATCGACGGTGCCTCCAACAACGGCGTGGAGAACGTCCGCGAGATTCGCGAGAACGCCAAGTACCTGCCGCAGCGCGACAGGCACAAGATCTACATCATCGACGAGGTCCACATGCTGTCGGGGGCGGCGTTCAACGCGCTGCTCAAGACGTTGGAGGAGCCGCCCGGGCACGTGAAGTTCATCTTCGCGACCACCGAGGCGCACAAGCTCCCGGACACCATCCTCTCGCGGTGCCAGCGCCACAACTTCCGCCGGATTTCGGCGGCGCGGATGCTCCAGCGACTCCAGGAGATCTGCAAGGCGGAGGGGGCGGGCATCTCCGACCGCTCGCTGTCGCTGGTGGTGCGCCAGTCCGAGGGCGGCATGCGCGACGCGCTCAGCCTCCTGGACCAGATTCTCGCCTCATGCGGCGCCAACCCCACGGATGAAGACGTGGCCGAGGCGCTGGGCGCCATCGACCGCACGATGGTGCAGGACTTCGCCGAGGCGCTGGTGCGCAAGGACGCGAAGCGCATCCTCGAGCGCGTGGAGGAGGTCTTCAACCGCGGCCTGGACCTGAAGCGGCTGGCGGAGGAGCTGGCGCTGCAGCTGCGGCACCTCTTCGTCACCAAGACGCTGAACCAGGCGCCCGACGAGCTGGCCGAGTCCGAGCAGAAGGCGCTCCTCGCGCTGGCGAAGGAGGCGGAGACCGCGCAGCTCACGCGCCTGTTCGACGTGGTGCACGGCTGCGTCTGGGACGTGTCGCGCGCGGCCCAGCCGAGGCTCGCGCTGGAGATGGCCCTGCTCAAGGCCATCCAGTTGTCGCCGGGCGGCTCGATTCCGGAGCTGCTCGCGCGGGTGGATCGGCTCGCGGCCGGACTGCCCCAGGGAGACGGCACTTCGAAGAGCACCGCTGGAGCGCCGGGAGGTCGCTCCAATCCCACGAACTTTCGCGCCTGA